The Candidatus Methylomirabilota bacterium nucleotide sequence AGAGGCCTCACCAGCTTCCCTGAATCCGGGGCGTCCTCAGGCAACTGTCTGCGCTCTCACCTCCTCTCGGCCGGCGCCGGCGCGAGCCGCTGCCACGCGTCGGGTGACGACGTCCGCGCGAACAGCTCCGGGTGGATGATCTCGGCCAGGATTTCCAGGCCCTCGATGGTGCGCGGGCCCGAGCGGCTGAAGTAGGTGGCGCTCTCCACCGCGTACACCTGCCCCGAGGCCACCGCGCCGAGGCGCGACCACGCGTCGGGTCGCGCGAGCCGGCCGAACTCTTCCAGCGTGCGCTCCAGGCTGAAGCTGCAGGGCATCAGCACGACGATGTCGGGGTCGTAGTCGGCGATCTGCGCCCACGAGACCTCCGCGGACTGCGCGCCTTCGCGGCTCAGCTCGTCGTGGCCGCCGGCCAGACGGATCATCTCGGGCACCCAGTGACCGGCTGTGTATGGCGGATCGAGCCACTCCATCGCGAACACGCGCGGTCGCGTGGTGGCCCGCGCGGCGATGGCGGCTACGCGATCGATGTGCACTTGCAGATCGCGGGCGAGCGCGGCAGCGCGCTGGGGGACGCCGGTAACGTCGCCCACCTGTTGGATGACGTCCAGGATGCTGGCGAGTCCCTTCGGCTCGAGCGACAGCACCGTGCGCGGGCCGGGCAGCGTGACGTCGAGCCGGTGCACG carries:
- a CDS encoding ABC transporter substrate-binding protein, yielding MRICSLLPSATDIVLALGLGDQLVAVTHECELPPGAPGVPVITRSRVDYERASSREIHNHVTAAAHSGSSIYELDQELLERLDPDIILTQELCDVCAVSYDQVAEAVHRLDVTLPGPRTVLSLEPKGLASILDVIQQVGDVTGVPQRAAALARDLQVHIDRVAAIAARATTRPRVFAMEWLDPPYTAGHWVPEMIRLAGGHDELSREGAQSAEVSWAQIADYDPDIVVLMPCSFSLERTLEEFGRLARPDAWSRLGAVASGQVYAVESATYFSRSGPRTIEGLEILAEIIHPELFARTSSPDAWQRLAPAPAERR